One Acidobacteriota bacterium genomic region harbors:
- a CDS encoding AbrB/MazE/SpoVT family DNA-binding domain-containing protein: MRAVRVTSKGQITIPIGIRESLGIEEGAYLEVLEADQEIRLRKIVPTRPLGPDDPIWDLIGAGESGAGDSSVEHDQHLADAEVHRWRTSS; encoded by the coding sequence ATGAGGGCTGTCAGGGTAACCAGCAAGGGCCAGATCACCATTCCCATCGGGATTCGCGAATCGCTCGGCATCGAAGAAGGCGCGTACCTCGAGGTGCTGGAGGCCGACCAGGAAATCCGGCTTCGCAAGATCGTGCCCACGCGGCCGCTCGGGCCCGACGATCCCATCTGGGACCTCATCGGGGCGGGTGAGAGCGGCGCGGGCGATTCCTCCGTCGAACACGACCAGCACCTGGCCGACGCAGAGGTCCATCGGTGGCGCACGTCCTCGTAG